The following are encoded together in the Deltaproteobacteria bacterium genome:
- a CDS encoding HAD family hydrolase — protein MRALIFDLDGTLVDTVYPHVVAWQQALEEAGMTIDGWKIHRRIGMSGGLFTRAVSREVGRPLSAAQAERLQARHGEIFRSLAQTRRPLPGAAQLLQRLREVGVPHAIATSGRHPEIDASLEALSVPQTTVVVDRGDVARAKPEPDLFVMAAKRLSVPAEECYVVGDAVWDLLAARRGRMFSVGLLTGGYGADELLAAGAYRVYRDAAELDASLDELGVLP, from the coding sequence ATGCGGGCACTCATCTTCGATCTCGACGGCACCCTGGTCGATACGGTCTATCCGCACGTGGTCGCCTGGCAGCAGGCGCTGGAAGAAGCGGGGATGACCATCGACGGGTGGAAGATCCACCGGCGCATCGGAATGAGCGGTGGCCTGTTCACGCGCGCCGTCTCGCGCGAAGTGGGCCGGCCGCTCTCGGCGGCGCAAGCGGAGCGGCTGCAGGCGCGCCATGGCGAGATCTTCCGCTCCCTCGCGCAGACGCGGCGGCCGCTTCCCGGGGCCGCCCAACTGCTGCAACGGCTGCGCGAGGTGGGCGTTCCGCACGCGATCGCGACCTCTGGCCGCCATCCCGAGATCGACGCATCCCTCGAAGCGTTGTCCGTTCCGCAGACGACCGTCGTCGTCGACCGCGGTGACGTCGCGCGGGCCAAGCCGGAACCGGATCTGTTCGTGATGGCGGCGAAGCGGCTGTCGGTGCCGGCCGAGGAGTGCTACGTCGTCGGAGACGCGGTCTGGGATCTGCTCGCCGCACGGCGTGGGCGGATGTTCAGCGTGGGTCTGCTGACGGGCGGGTACGGCGCCGACGAGCTGCTGGCGGCCGGCGCCTACCGCGTCTATCGCGACGCCGCCGAGCTCGATGCCAGCCTGGATGAGCTCGGCGTTCTGCCCTGA
- a CDS encoding DUF3592 domain-containing protein yields MPLCRSAAWLRSPRRRRWRRRARRLRRGSSKRELRFLARSALVADNVSHRDRGSDMEILFLLVGLLFIAFGLLVLAAEVRTRRGACEVRGEVVGFSTAEGGASAARYFHAVAQYVGLDGATRYLEGSVGSSSPLDSVGDAVTVLAQPDDPEKAVIKSPLSYILGAVVVLMGLASCVIFFAIFRISTFSVAGAVVVVSCGAWKLHGAIRDKPLSLAAWRDYKARLLRARIFTDATKGQIPWADPAALRTAVANQKAANRFAIPFFLLSGVGLVLLGSHLRKQTESFLERAVPAAGVVVDMVANDSGDTTTYAPIVAFEDHGRTYRFKDSVASNPPSHRMGEAVRVLYDPGRPADARIDRGRWNKVIPILVAISGGLFCALGIWLVCRRS; encoded by the coding sequence ATGCCGCTCTGCAGGAGCGCAGCCTGGCTCCGATCCCCACGACGGCGGCGGTGGAGACGCCGCGCCCGACGACTGCGGCGCGGGAGCAGTAAACGCGAGCTCCGATTTCTGGCTCGATCGGCCCTCGTGGCGGACAATGTCTCTCACCGCGACCGCGGGAGCGACATGGAGATCCTCTTTTTACTTGTCGGGCTGCTTTTCATCGCCTTCGGGTTGCTCGTCCTTGCCGCTGAAGTCCGCACACGGCGTGGCGCCTGCGAGGTGCGTGGCGAAGTGGTCGGATTTTCGACGGCGGAGGGTGGCGCGTCTGCTGCCAGGTATTTCCACGCGGTGGCGCAATACGTGGGGCTCGACGGCGCCACCCGGTACCTCGAAGGCTCCGTCGGCTCTTCGTCGCCGCTCGACTCCGTCGGCGACGCCGTCACCGTGCTCGCTCAGCCAGACGATCCGGAAAAGGCCGTCATCAAGTCGCCGCTCTCATACATTCTCGGAGCCGTCGTCGTTCTCATGGGGCTCGCGTCGTGCGTCATCTTCTTCGCCATCTTCCGGATCAGCACCTTCTCCGTTGCCGGAGCGGTGGTGGTCGTGAGCTGTGGCGCCTGGAAGCTCCACGGCGCGATCCGCGACAAGCCCCTGTCCCTCGCGGCCTGGAGGGATTACAAGGCCAGGCTCCTTCGCGCACGCATCTTTACGGACGCGACCAAGGGACAAATCCCGTGGGCGGACCCAGCCGCCTTGCGGACCGCCGTGGCGAACCAGAAAGCGGCGAACCGCTTTGCGATTCCATTTTTTCTTCTCTCCGGCGTGGGCCTGGTCCTTCTCGGGAGTCACCTCCGCAAGCAGACCGAGTCTTTCCTCGAGCGAGCCGTACCGGCCGCCGGCGTCGTGGTCGACATGGTCGCAAACGACTCGGGCGATACCACCACCTATGCGCCCATCGTGGCGTTCGAGGACCACGGGCGAACGTACAGGTTCAAGGATTCCGTCGCTTCCAATCCGCCGTCCCATCGAATGGGCGAGGCCGTTCGCGTGCTCTACGATCCCGGTCGTCCCGCGGATGCGCGCATCGATCGCGGTCGGTGGAACAAGGTCATCCCGATCCTGGTTGCCATCTCTGGCGGCCTGTTTTGCGCGCTGGGGATCTGGCTCGTCTGCCGGCGCTCCTGA
- a CDS encoding sialidase has translation MAKVSFDEGVISGLDARNIGSATMSGRVSAVAAANVDGKTLVYVGAASGGVWKSQDGGTRFVPVFDKQPVQSIGAITIDPRDPRTVWVGTGETWTRNSVSIGDGIYKSTDAGETWAHMGLAESERIARIVVHPKSSNVVYACVTGKLWSDSKERGVYRTTDGGKTWSLILSYVGNASTGCSSLTLDPQNPDVLFAGTWDFRRKGWTFRSGGDGPNAPSGSALLRTADGGRSWKTIDGNGLPPHPWGRVEVVIAPSSPKRVYAFIESEHSALYRSDDGGTKWAALDRSQSMVWRPFYFARLVVDPTNPDRLFKTNLNLIVSEDGGRSFSDASGGSHGDWHDLWIDPQNPKHVIGGDDGGLWQSFDGGNRWWKQENLPISQFYHVALDGADPYHVYGGLQDNSTWVGDSAYGGGVSNRRWENLYGGDGFWAVPDTSDPEAVYVESQGGFIGRVDRRTMSSRDVQPKALYKEKLRFNWNAPIAASPTQKGVVYIAAQFLFRSRDRGDTWERISPDLTTNDPEKQRQEESGGITVDNSSAEAHTTITVISESPRDANTIWVGTDDGNVQLTRDGGGHWTNVAGNVSGLPKASWVSWVEASRFEPGTAYAAFDRHNFGDMTPWVYRTQDFGKTWMRIGGPSAPLRGYAHVIKEDTLKKDLLFLGTELGLFISVDGGRNWAEFRGGEFPRVAVRDLQIHPRDGDLVLATHGRGIWIVDDLTPLRALSNDVLAKDVAFVSGRPSQQRLFAGGGWSEGDATFIGENPPSGALITYYQRARHLYGPIELEVLDGQGKLVDAIPASTRRGLNRVTWTMQHKPPRVPRAATVTNWGSRGPRVMPGTYTVRLRKGDKAVESRIEIALDRRATYSPDDRRKNYDAALKVVALFGDMSTLIDRIDAAQKGTAERTGKLAKGDPLVPRLAAVREKLEEVRRKIVTTKEGGAITGEERIREHTDYLYGALLRYEGKPAEYQEARIGALRRELDDVQRDFDQLAATEVKALDAALQERSLAPIPTTAAVETPRPTTAAREQ, from the coding sequence CATCGATCCGCGGGACCCGCGCACGGTGTGGGTCGGTACCGGGGAGACCTGGACGCGCAACTCCGTCTCCATCGGCGACGGCATCTACAAGTCCACCGATGCGGGCGAGACCTGGGCGCACATGGGGCTGGCCGAATCCGAGCGGATCGCGCGGATCGTGGTGCATCCCAAAAGCTCCAACGTCGTCTATGCGTGCGTCACGGGAAAGCTCTGGAGCGACAGCAAGGAGCGCGGCGTCTACCGAACCACCGACGGCGGCAAGACCTGGTCCCTCATCCTCAGCTACGTGGGAAACGCCTCGACGGGCTGCTCGAGCCTGACGTTGGATCCGCAGAATCCGGACGTGCTCTTCGCCGGCACCTGGGACTTCCGCCGCAAGGGCTGGACGTTCCGCTCGGGAGGAGACGGGCCGAACGCGCCGAGCGGCAGCGCACTTCTCCGCACCGCCGACGGCGGCAGGTCCTGGAAGACCATCGACGGCAACGGGCTGCCGCCCCATCCTTGGGGGCGGGTGGAGGTCGTCATCGCGCCCTCGTCACCGAAGCGCGTCTACGCGTTCATCGAATCCGAGCATTCCGCGCTCTACCGCTCCGACGACGGCGGCACCAAGTGGGCTGCGCTCGATCGCAGTCAGTCCATGGTCTGGCGGCCCTTCTACTTCGCGCGGCTGGTCGTCGATCCCACCAATCCCGACCGCCTCTTCAAGACGAACCTCAACCTGATCGTCAGCGAGGACGGGGGTCGCAGCTTCTCCGACGCCAGCGGAGGATCGCACGGCGACTGGCACGATCTCTGGATCGACCCGCAGAATCCGAAGCACGTCATCGGCGGCGACGACGGCGGGCTCTGGCAGTCCTTCGACGGCGGGAACCGGTGGTGGAAGCAGGAGAACCTTCCGATCTCGCAGTTCTATCACGTGGCTCTCGACGGAGCGGACCCCTACCACGTCTACGGCGGGCTGCAGGACAACAGTACCTGGGTGGGCGACTCCGCCTACGGCGGCGGAGTCAGCAACCGGCGCTGGGAGAACCTCTACGGCGGTGACGGATTCTGGGCAGTGCCCGATACCTCCGATCCGGAGGCGGTCTACGTCGAATCGCAGGGCGGCTTCATCGGGCGCGTCGATCGCCGGACGATGTCGTCGCGCGACGTGCAGCCGAAGGCCTTGTACAAGGAGAAGCTGCGCTTCAACTGGAACGCGCCCATCGCCGCGAGCCCGACGCAGAAGGGCGTCGTCTACATCGCGGCGCAGTTCCTCTTCCGTTCCAGGGATCGCGGCGACACGTGGGAGCGCATCTCGCCCGATCTCACCACCAACGATCCGGAGAAGCAGCGCCAGGAAGAGTCGGGCGGCATCACCGTCGACAACTCCTCGGCGGAGGCCCACACGACCATCACCGTGATCAGCGAGTCCCCGCGCGACGCGAACACCATCTGGGTCGGCACCGACGACGGCAACGTCCAGCTCACCCGGGACGGGGGAGGGCACTGGACCAACGTCGCCGGAAACGTCTCCGGCTTGCCGAAAGCGAGCTGGGTCTCGTGGGTCGAGGCGAGCCGCTTCGAGCCGGGAACGGCGTACGCGGCGTTCGACCGGCACAACTTCGGGGACATGACGCCGTGGGTGTACCGCACGCAGGACTTCGGGAAGACATGGATGCGCATCGGCGGTCCCTCCGCTCCCTTGCGCGGTTATGCGCACGTGATCAAGGAGGACACGCTGAAGAAGGACCTGCTCTTCCTCGGAACCGAGCTGGGACTCTTCATCTCCGTGGACGGAGGCAGGAACTGGGCGGAGTTCCGCGGCGGCGAGTTCCCGCGCGTGGCGGTGCGCGATCTCCAGATCCATCCCCGCGACGGCGATCTGGTGCTGGCGACGCACGGACGCGGCATCTGGATCGTCGACGACCTGACGCCGTTGCGCGCGCTCTCGAACGACGTGCTGGCGAAGGACGTGGCGTTCGTTTCCGGACGTCCATCGCAGCAGCGCCTGTTCGCGGGCGGCGGCTGGTCGGAGGGCGACGCCACGTTCATCGGCGAGAACCCGCCGAGCGGCGCCCTCATCACCTACTACCAGCGGGCGCGGCACCTCTATGGGCCGATCGAGCTGGAAGTGCTGGACGGCCAGGGGAAGCTCGTCGATGCCATCCCGGCGAGCACGCGGCGGGGCCTCAACCGGGTGACGTGGACGATGCAGCACAAGCCGCCCCGCGTCCCCCGCGCGGCGACGGTGACGAACTGGGGCTCTCGCGGTCCTCGCGTGATGCCCGGGACGTACACCGTGCGGCTGCGCAAAGGCGACAAGGCCGTGGAGTCGCGCATCGAGATCGCGCTCGACCGGCGGGCCACCTACTCGCCCGATGACCGGCGCAAGAACTACGACGCGGCGCTCAAGGTGGTGGCGCTGTTCGGCGACATGAGCACGCTGATCGATCGCATCGACGCGGCGCAGAAGGGCACGGCGGAACGGACGGGGAAGCTGGCGAAGGGTGACCCCCTGGTGCCGCGGCTTGCGGCCGTGCGTGAGAAGCTCGAAGAGGTGAGGAGGAAGATCGTCACCACCAAGGAGGGCGGGGCGATCACCGGCGAAGAGCGCATCCGCGAGCACACCGATTATCTGTACGGAGCGCTGCTGCGGTACGAAGGGAAGCCGGCGGAGTACCAGGAGGCGCGCATCGGCGCTTTGCGGCGGGAGCTGGACGACGTCCAACGCGACTTCGATCAGCTCGCGGCGACGGAGGTGAAGGCGCTGGATGCCGCTCTGCAGGAGCGCAGCCTGGCTCCGATCCCCACGACGGCGGCGGTGGAGACGCCGCGCCCGACGACTGCGGCGCGGGAGCAGTAA